The DNA region AGTTATGGCGATCAAGAGTAGTGGAAGAAGATGTAAGAAATAATAGCATGAGTGGACGAAGATGATTGTAATGTTCTTGTTTTGCAATTCATGTATCCTGTGGGATACTTTGCTTATTTCTTTCTGTTTTGAGCACTGAATCCATATCAATGGTGGAACTGAATAGCAACTTCAAGTCTCGTACAGCTACATTGTTTTCGTTGAAGATTTCCTCACCGAAGGTTCATGATGATCCTTTTGGTTCTTTGTCACCTCGATTTGATTATGATTGTCCATGCCAGAGTAATTTCCGATGTTCGATGCCTAATTTAACATTGATCAAGACTAGTGCTAAGCCGTATGGCTCATTACAGTGGTAAAGCAAAGTTCTATGTTTGGAACTCTTTGGTTTATGTTTCATTGGCTATGTGATCCACTGATGTGGTTATGCTTGATCTTCTACCTGAGTTTGAGATGGATTCATATATGTTGTTTCCTGGTTTGGTGGAGCTCATTGTTCTATCAGGAATGATTCTCGCATACGGTTCTCTCTCAAGACCACCAGAGAGTTATTTTACCTCATGTTCATGGCACATGTACAGTGATGTGGTGTGTAGATTTCTTCTAACCATAAATACTGTTTTGGAATGATCTTTGTTGATTCTAGAAGTATTTGTCATGGTGATGATATTGCTGCGTTCTGGCCTAGTTTAGATATGGTATTCATTGATCTGTTCAGAgtaacatatgttattcaagAACAGTAGATTCCACCGGAGGACTTCCTGTATTTTGCAGCATATATGGGACAGCTTCTTGTATTTTTCTCAATACAAAAAGACAATGATAGCATCAAGTTTCTCTACTGATCAGCAGCTTCTCTGGCTGCATAAGGAACATCAGGTTTTCCTGCTCGCTTTTTTTGAATCACCTCCAATGTAGCACCACCGATTGACCTCTAGAGTATGACTTCTTAGTTACAcgtcttcttttctttttccacagCCTCTTGATAGTTGTTTTAGTAGTGAATGTATAATTAGAAAACATGTGTGGTAAAAATGAATGAATTGATAAATAGATCCATAATCAAAACGTATAttgacaaaataatattatcatctCAAATCACTGAAACTACTTTGAATAGAAATATCTTCCCAAAACACCTAtagatttcattttttattttttaagttttactaAAATCACTCAAATAACTTCAAACCCCACTCAATTCCACCAAAATTAAAAACTCCAAAATCTCACCCCCCTTAATGTTTTTACTTCTTAGTGAGATAGTGAGAATGATATACAGTGAcgtcaaaaaaaagaatgatatACAGTATGTTTTCTTCAAAATTCTCTATAcgtaattatacattttaattctattttttcttgaaaataatatataaatacgtCTTTGCTATTAAAAATATGCCTTTGCTATTTCTAAGTCGATATGATTTTGTTCTGCCACCATACTTAAAATATTACCAGAATTTACTATGGTAAATATTGGTTTTTAATCTCCTTGCATGCTTCCCAACCAAATATTCTCTTGTTTCTGACTGTACAAATATATTtgctttaaaattaaatattaaaaattctgaCAATAATAACAATAAACAATATTTGCGTTTTTAATGAATATAAGATTTATTAATAAGAAACTTTGGTTACATTATTTAGTTTTGGCTGCTTATCAACGTGGGAACATACTTGTAATATACTTTATATTTGGTCGTCCGTTTAATCAAAATTATACCTCCCTTGTTTTTGTTTGTGTATAAGGGATTTATAACATAATTATGAGTTTTGATTCTTGAGacttgttatattttaataagtagCCCAAAACATAAGCAAGATAACATTTGATCGTGGATAACGTCAACGTATAAGAAACGTGAGACATGTCACAATCGCTATGAAAGTTTTCCAATCAAAACTCGAGTAGAAGCACaagaatttttaataatatacttCTTTTTTCCTATCAAACATATAATATGTCAAGCTTAACAGAACTAATATTCGCtagtatataagatagatgggtcaatccacttatcaccaattgattttaagtgtgAAGTTCATccagcttaacatggtatcagagcccacgATCCACAaagtccaacccgatccacatcgatccgTGCCCAAAGCTGGCCCATCGATCTTTGCCCATaaattccgagattgacgctcaaagagccatcatctcgagggggcgtattagacacaaagtgtcccacatcggaAGTTGGAACTAATATTCACtagtatataagatagatgggtcaatccacttaaaaccaattagACTGCCTGAAATTTCCAAGTTGAATGTCATAGTTCCAAACTGCAAGTGGTGGAGTTTATAGACCTttgaagtaaaaaaataaagcaTGGCTGTCGACGAAACAAAATACACAAACATTGTGCAGTATGGGCAAATCAAAGCTTTACATACGGTTGAATCACTGTGACTATTATGATAATGAGTTAATGACTATATAAGTACACTTATTAGCTAGATCGGTTAGAAATGtaatgtttgtttctttttgaacGAAACGTTTTAGTGTTGTTAATTTCAGTGTAGAAACTAAACCTTTTGCCTTTTatgaaaaaaagtaaaaaaaaacttggataTCCAATGCTAGTTTTAATAAATCGTAGTGCTACCAAATAGTATCATCTTTTTACTCACCGCAGGAaccatttaaaataaactagaaATGTGGGGATATAGACTTATCACTCTCTTTATGTGATGGTATTTTCATACAATTTCACGTGGCCCAACCTGTGGCTGTTGCTGTTTATCATCAATCAAAGTCTGTAGACAACAATGAACCCACACACATACACACGGTCGATCTTCTCTTCTATGCTCGTGTccatacatttatatatatctcTTACCCCATCATTACTTCATGTGTTGGATTGGGATGTTGAGCGAAAGATAGTTAGCAACAATCCAACAACTCGGGTCTAGCTGATGAGTTTGAACTCATTCGAAACTAGCTAGTTTACTCCCCTCAAAATCattggtttgcgactaactTTGGAAATGCGTGTGTATTGCATGAAGAACCATGACTTACATATGGTTATCTTCTTATAatgtttatatgatttttttatatgcaGACTTATTTGATTTACAATAGATGTTTTAAACATTTGTTAGTTGAATTGATCTGAtctttacaaataaaaaatataataagatcgACTACAAGTAAAGCTGATTCaaaatttgatcaaaaatatcCCAAAGTCGAATCAAatataaaccaaactaatttaaaaaggaaatcaGACCAAATTAATGTGTTTACAATATGAATGTGTTAGATATTTGGACCTGCaccaatatataaaaacatgCCAAATTAATAGTAACTAGATTCAATTTTTACTTTAGTCCAGTACAAAACTAATCTCCTACTATATTTGGTgtatcctctttttttttcgtGGTGACCAATCAAAATCATTGCTGAAGTATCTTATAATTAAGCTAAATGCCAGTTGAAAAAGTATGGAGAAGGAGAGATAACGAACATATCCCAAAACGGTAAATATGCATATACTCTTATTAGAAATGTGAACAAATAGActtaactttatattttatttcgaTTATAAAATAGCTAACCTAGTTTTTAAAAAGCGAAAAGGTCTGCTGTAGTTGTGATTTACTAGTTAGAACAAGAATCTTTACAACAAGAACACACATGGGATGTTAGGAGAAGTAATAAGATTCGGATTCCCGTAATCCAACGGTCAGAGAAAATCGTAAGAAAACTTCACAACCGTGGGATCTGTTCCCTTAACTACATTGTAATGCCGGTCTTTATTGATTTTgtagaaacttaaaaaaaaacagcacCAAACTTATGTCGCTCATGTGACCGACCACCGCATCTTCAGTTGATCTGTCTTTGCCCCCAATTTGTCTCCCCACACAAATTGAGTAAGAAGATTTTAGATATCAAACGACTTTATATGTGCCACTctcttatttgtttttcatcCGTTTTATCGTGTGGACCAAGGAAGCAACGAGTATAAAGCACTACGCGGTAGTGTGTGTCAAAATAACGGAGAAGTGTgtgtcaaaataataaaaaagttaagAAATGGAGAAAGATGGACTCGAGCTTGAGATAACGGAGCTGAGACTGGGACTCCCGGGGAGAGATTTGACGGAGAAGATTATGAAGAAGAGAGGTTTCATGGAGATGATAATGACTTCTTCTGGAAGTAATAGTGAACAATGTGAAAGTGGCACTGTTTCATCTGGTGTTGACGTGGAGAAGGTTAATGATATGCCGGCTGGGAAAACTCAGGTAGTTGGGTGGCCGCCGGTTTGCTCTTACCGGAGGAAAAACAGCTGCAAGGAAGTTTCCACAACGAAAGTGGGGTTAGGGTATGTGAAAGTGAGCATGGATGGTATACCTTACTTGAGGAAGATGGATCTTGGTTCAAGCCAAGGTTATGATGATTTAGCATTTGCTCTTGACAAGCTCTTCCATGGCATTGGTTAGTAAATTTATTCTCTCCTATTCGACTTGTAGAGTGGTCAGgtcatatgaaaaaaaaaactaatcgaCTGTCTGAGTGTTAAATTAAGAACTAAAGTGTTTTTATACGTAATGcaagaaattatatattaagaagGAACACATGTTGGAATGTTTATAACTAGGTATGTTTATGCATGTTTTAGACTTAATAAGAGTGTTGTGATCTCTTCTTACTCATGATGTGAATATCAGATTTAGGTGGTTTAAGTTTAATCCTAGCTAGAAAATTTTGAGTTGAAGCTTTTGATGACCTGATTTAGTCTTAACAGCTAGAGATTTACCCTTCacttaacttttaaattatttattattttaga from Raphanus sativus cultivar WK10039 unplaced genomic scaffold, ASM80110v3 Scaffold0984, whole genome shotgun sequence includes:
- the LOC130503499 gene encoding auxin-responsive protein IAA19-like → MEKDGLELEITELRLGLPGRDLTEKIMKKRGFMEMIMTSSGSNSEQCESGTVSSGVDVEKVNDMPAGKTQVVGWPPVCSYRRKNSCKEVSTTKVGLGYVKVSMDGIPYLRKMDLGSSQGYDDLAFALDKLFHGIGVALKDGDNCEYVTIYEDKDGDWMLAGDVPWVMFIESCKRLRIMKRSDATGFGLQPRGVDE